One genomic window of Sphingobacterium oryzagri includes the following:
- a CDS encoding glutaminase family protein — MITIKSISKKGMRIGLCLCASVFSVLVASAQGKQPRSAPAYPLITHNPNFSIWSTSDLLTDKATEHWTGVAHGLTSYLEVDGKMYRFMGMDAPRYQSIMPQAAGAGKTTVRYSEQAPTNGWQALTFKAAGWKEGQLPISDNKSVSGTFWESDNIWVRREFSLDKVGQEGPLYLKLHHDDNIAVYLNGQLVFEKEGWNNRFEYFDISAKAKGLLRAGNNVLAIQLKNTAGGRYLDVDLVKKLPSHKEGIAIAQQTGLEVRATQTEYHFDCAGVALKLTFTSPLFLDNLDLLARPVSYVGYEVVSKDGKQHRVTLHQEVSSDIAVYMADQQEVEGWAYQDKGLSILKAGTVEQPTLQKGADDMRIDWGYFYVAAPAGKDVKQYLSGSSAAKNGSPYRGKSLALHTEMALGAVGATPVNRFLTIGYDEVIAIQYFNQDLRPWWNKNGDRLFESQLHAAVADYPKLMEQCAAFDKDLWQQAYAAGGEEYAHLGVLAYRQSIAAHTLVESPEKDVLWLSKENNSGGFINTVDVTYPSSPLYLIYNPVLMQGMLNGIFHFSETGKYPHPWAAHDLGTYPKANGQTYGEPMPVEESGNMLILTAAIAQAQGNADYAAKHWEVLTKWTDYLVQEGLDPKTQLCTDDFAGHLARNANLSLKAIMGIASYARLAEMLDKQEVATRYRKIAEEMVPQWMKMADGGDHYALTFDDKKTWSQKYNLIWDKVLDFGLFPKEVAAKEIAYYLPRMNRFGLPLDSRKNYTKNDWILWTAVLTDDQATFKKFIDPVYRHALETPSRVPLNDFYDSTNGIRENFKARSVVGGFYMKVLADKWGR, encoded by the coding sequence ATGATCACAATAAAAAGTATAAGTAAAAAAGGGATGCGCATAGGTCTATGCCTATGCGCATCGGTTTTTAGTGTGTTAGTGGCTTCGGCCCAAGGTAAGCAGCCGCGTTCAGCGCCGGCTTATCCTTTGATTACCCACAACCCCAATTTCAGTATCTGGTCGACCAGCGATCTGTTGACGGACAAGGCCACTGAGCATTGGACAGGCGTAGCGCATGGCTTGACCAGTTACCTGGAGGTGGATGGCAAGATGTACCGCTTTATGGGTATGGATGCACCGCGCTACCAGTCTATTATGCCGCAGGCGGCAGGAGCAGGAAAGACGACGGTGAGGTATAGCGAACAGGCTCCAACGAATGGTTGGCAAGCATTGACCTTTAAAGCCGCGGGCTGGAAGGAAGGGCAGCTGCCTATTTCGGATAACAAATCGGTATCCGGAACTTTTTGGGAATCGGATAACATATGGGTGAGAAGGGAATTCTCCCTAGATAAAGTTGGGCAAGAGGGGCCTTTGTACCTCAAACTGCACCACGATGATAATATTGCTGTTTACCTCAACGGACAGCTTGTTTTTGAGAAAGAGGGTTGGAACAACCGCTTTGAATATTTTGATATTTCGGCAAAAGCGAAAGGCTTGCTGCGTGCAGGAAACAACGTGCTGGCCATACAGCTGAAAAATACGGCCGGTGGCCGCTATCTAGATGTTGATCTCGTGAAGAAGCTGCCATCTCACAAGGAGGGCATAGCAATAGCCCAGCAAACGGGCCTCGAGGTGCGCGCTACGCAAACGGAGTACCACTTCGATTGTGCAGGCGTGGCCCTGAAGCTGACCTTCACTTCGCCGCTCTTCCTGGATAACCTGGACTTGCTTGCACGCCCGGTTTCTTATGTGGGCTATGAGGTGGTATCTAAGGATGGCAAGCAACACCGTGTGACGCTACACCAAGAGGTTTCTTCGGATATCGCGGTCTACATGGCAGATCAACAGGAGGTGGAAGGATGGGCCTATCAGGATAAAGGGCTTTCTATACTGAAAGCGGGAACGGTGGAACAACCGACCTTGCAGAAGGGGGCCGACGATATGCGTATAGACTGGGGATACTTCTACGTGGCTGCGCCGGCAGGCAAGGATGTGAAGCAATACCTATCGGGGAGCAGTGCTGCAAAAAATGGTAGTCCGTACCGCGGCAAATCGCTCGCCCTGCATACGGAGATGGCGTTAGGTGCGGTGGGTGCTACGCCGGTAAACCGTTTTCTGACCATCGGCTATGATGAGGTGATCGCTATTCAATATTTTAATCAGGATCTACGCCCATGGTGGAACAAAAACGGCGACCGTTTGTTCGAATCGCAACTGCATGCTGCGGTAGCAGATTATCCTAAACTGATGGAGCAATGTGCCGCTTTTGATAAAGATCTATGGCAGCAGGCCTATGCTGCCGGTGGCGAGGAGTATGCGCATCTTGGTGTGTTGGCGTATAGGCAAAGTATTGCCGCGCACACCTTGGTGGAGAGTCCGGAGAAGGACGTGCTATGGCTATCCAAGGAGAATAATAGTGGCGGATTTATCAATACGGTGGATGTTACCTATCCTTCGTCGCCTTTATATTTGATCTATAACCCGGTGTTGATGCAGGGGATGCTCAACGGTATTTTCCACTTCAGCGAAACCGGTAAGTATCCGCACCCTTGGGCGGCGCATGACTTGGGCACTTATCCAAAAGCCAATGGGCAAACCTACGGGGAGCCGATGCCGGTGGAGGAATCGGGCAATATGCTGATCCTGACGGCGGCCATCGCGCAGGCGCAGGGCAACGCGGACTATGCCGCCAAGCATTGGGAGGTGTTGACCAAATGGACGGATTACCTCGTGCAGGAAGGGCTAGACCCGAAAACGCAGTTGTGTACGGATGATTTTGCGGGTCACCTGGCGCGCAATGCGAACCTCTCGCTAAAAGCGATTATGGGCATTGCCAGCTATGCGCGGCTGGCAGAGATGTTGGACAAGCAGGAGGTCGCCACACGATACCGCAAGATTGCGGAGGAGATGGTACCCCAATGGATGAAGATGGCCGACGGCGGAGACCATTACGCCCTAACCTTCGACGACAAGAAAACCTGGAGCCAGAAATATAACCTTATTTGGGATAAGGTGCTGGATTTTGGCTTGTTTCCAAAGGAGGTGGCTGCAAAAGAAATAGCTTATTATTTGCCGCGCATGAATCGCTTTGGCCTGCCCCTTGACAGCCGGAAAAACTATACCAAAAATGATTGGATACTATGGACGGCTGTCCTAACCGATGACCAAGCGACTTTTAAAAAATTTATTGACCCAGTGTATAGACATGCTTTGGAGACACCCTCCCGCGTGCCCCTGAACGACTTCTACGATTCGACGAATGGTATTCGCGAGAACTTTAAAGCGCGTAGCGTGGTAGGCGGATTTTATATGAAGGTGCTAGCAGATAAATGGGGAAGGTAA
- a CDS encoding MEDS domain-containing protein: MIRLLILEENRHGEHCRCLSEGGISIHKKLVSGQLEVLASENTYIKDGNFATERMYKMLEKTLLSASRAGYESIRACGDMTSALKDLPGTDELLEYEESLNELTPKHCCSLICMYHINSFSEDTIEEVLRTHPYVIKDGKISKNPSYVEKLT; encoded by the coding sequence ATGATAAGGTTATTAATATTGGAAGAGAATCGACATGGCGAGCATTGTCGATGCCTGTCCGAGGGCGGTATCTCTATCCATAAAAAATTAGTCAGCGGCCAGCTGGAAGTGCTGGCTTCAGAAAACACGTATATCAAAGACGGTAATTTTGCTACCGAAAGAATGTATAAAATGCTTGAGAAGACCCTATTATCAGCTTCGAGGGCCGGCTACGAAAGTATTAGGGCCTGTGGTGATATGACATCGGCTCTTAAAGATCTGCCCGGAACCGATGAGCTTTTGGAATATGAAGAAAGTCTCAATGAGCTCACCCCAAAACATTGCTGTTCACTTATCTGTATGTATCATATCAATAGTTTTAGCGAAGATACAATTGAGGAAGTGTTGCGTACGCATCCGTACGTAATCAAGGATGGAAAAATTAGTAAAAATCCCAGTTATGTAGAAAAACTGACTTAA
- a CDS encoding DUF6443 domain-containing protein: MKQILYILLFLAPVLSISQSNNQNYVKNVVYKQPRSTAIHTPTSAQASISVTYLDGLGRTMQEVAHRQSLTGTDIVTPVMYDEFGRQTRSYLPYVTTSDNMAYDAQAETNAHNFYNVPAYENTPNPYSEMRMETSSLGRILEQGAPGVDWEILPSSTAGHTVKFEYASNAANQVRMIKANATWNASSQIYNPAITSSGYYPADSLYRTIIKDENWTSGQLNTTEEFKDKQGKTVLKRAYSNINNVTTAHDTYYVYDQFGNLSYVLPPLANGSTTSTVLTGLCYQYKYDTRNRLVEKKLPGKSHWEFIVYDNLDRVVASGPTNSPFGTGTQGWRITRYDVYGRIALTGWTQATSFSTATRKTLQDTYNGAVTNATRGASTLIDNITTGYSNTSLPAGFKLLTVNYYDDYTFPNSPTSFSVEVDGEQLLFYNNTDQKPKGLSTGSWVRVLTSATSTAGETSYIFYNKQALPVRMHTINHLGGYTYTDTRFNFTGKPLSTLTRSKRLAANDELLTREDFTYTAQDQLSIHTHTITFQGVTRATELLSKNEYDALGQLKTKRVGGLAVPGKGMQKVDYAYNVRGWLKGINDTGSMTESGEPNDFFAFRIGYNDVEGMSTPLYNGNIAETYWRSAPENVLRKCSYDYDGLNRMTHAAYQKPGLAQSYTAAYDEEVSYDRNGNILTLQRIGYLDGNAGATYPIDDLVYQYNSSSNVLRTVDDKTFSSDGFYDGNKNKQYDASHFDNDYEYDSYGNFTVDWNKSIDKISYNHMNLPILINFKVSSGQKFISYIYNALGQKVGKRVLNNSPIGAQEDTVTDYLGGYQYVDNKLELFPTAEGYVRVTDIVLFNYVYNYRDHLGNIRLSYTRDHNNVTRTLEENHYYPFGMRHSYNKEIRDWGGSIQSGGIYAIVREVRRGPYQYKFNGQEFQDELELNITAMDFRQYDNTIGRFSSIDALSEFFFDTTPYNFTLNNPVVFSDPTGLCPECERNVKDPKNGSSYVSSGGGTYTYNDGEWTQQDDELDEVMVGGASKSSETAAEVADIVTDFIPIVGSTKDIYNGFKEGDGWQVAMGVGFLIFDVGTLGTGTIIKGALKQGAKAVVREVAEREAKQLLITAGKKTLHKHHIMPQQFRKWFSERGISNIDDFTVQLSSKHILVRCMLLENGIKNGPNL; encoded by the coding sequence ATGAAACAAATACTATATATACTTTTATTTCTCGCACCTGTGCTCTCGATCTCGCAGAGTAACAACCAGAACTACGTCAAAAACGTTGTCTACAAGCAGCCCAGGTCTACAGCCATACACACTCCAACTTCAGCGCAGGCTAGCATTTCCGTCACATATTTGGATGGCCTTGGTCGCACGATGCAGGAGGTGGCACACAGGCAATCGCTAACAGGGACAGATATCGTAACTCCCGTTATGTATGATGAGTTTGGAAGGCAGACCCGCTCATATCTTCCTTATGTTACAACCTCGGATAATATGGCTTACGATGCCCAGGCGGAGACAAACGCTCACAATTTCTACAATGTTCCTGCCTATGAAAATACACCAAATCCATACAGCGAAATGCGAATGGAAACCTCATCATTAGGAAGGATACTGGAGCAGGGAGCTCCTGGTGTCGATTGGGAGATCCTTCCTTCAAGTACTGCCGGTCATACAGTCAAATTTGAATATGCCAGCAATGCAGCAAATCAGGTTAGGATGATCAAAGCAAATGCCACTTGGAACGCGTCGTCCCAGATTTATAATCCTGCGATCACCAGCAGCGGCTACTATCCTGCCGACAGCCTTTACAGAACAATAATAAAAGATGAAAACTGGACATCGGGACAGCTCAATACAACAGAGGAATTCAAGGACAAGCAAGGCAAGACTGTGCTGAAACGAGCATACAGCAACATCAATAATGTAACAACCGCGCATGATACTTACTATGTGTATGATCAGTTCGGTAACCTCAGCTATGTCTTGCCACCTCTAGCCAATGGAAGTACGACCTCAACCGTATTGACGGGCTTATGTTACCAGTACAAATACGACACCCGCAACCGTCTCGTGGAGAAGAAGCTGCCTGGAAAGTCGCACTGGGAATTCATTGTATACGACAACCTAGACCGCGTGGTTGCTAGTGGCCCCACTAATTCCCCGTTCGGGACAGGAACACAGGGTTGGCGCATAACACGATATGACGTCTATGGGCGTATAGCATTAACGGGATGGACGCAGGCAACGTCTTTCTCGACTGCCACGCGAAAGACTTTACAGGATACTTACAACGGTGCAGTCACCAACGCCACCAGAGGAGCTTCAACCCTGATAGACAATATCACCACAGGTTATTCCAACACTTCGCTTCCGGCAGGTTTCAAGTTGCTCACGGTAAATTACTATGATGATTACACTTTTCCAAATAGTCCGACATCCTTTTCTGTTGAAGTGGATGGTGAGCAGCTACTCTTCTACAACAATACCGATCAGAAACCGAAAGGACTTTCCACTGGCTCTTGGGTTAGAGTGCTCACGAGCGCTACATCAACTGCCGGCGAGACCTCCTATATCTTCTATAATAAGCAGGCATTGCCGGTCAGAATGCACACAATCAATCATCTCGGAGGGTACACTTACACAGACACTAGGTTTAATTTTACCGGTAAACCATTGTCTACCCTTACACGGTCCAAGAGGCTTGCCGCAAATGACGAACTACTTACAAGGGAAGACTTCACCTACACTGCGCAAGACCAATTATCCATACATACACATACAATAACCTTTCAGGGGGTCACCAGGGCTACAGAACTCCTTAGCAAGAACGAATACGATGCGCTGGGACAACTCAAGACCAAACGAGTAGGCGGGCTTGCTGTCCCGGGTAAAGGAATGCAAAAAGTGGATTATGCCTACAATGTCAGAGGTTGGCTAAAGGGAATCAACGATACTGGTTCAATGACAGAGAGCGGCGAACCAAACGACTTCTTCGCTTTTAGGATCGGCTATAATGACGTCGAGGGTATGAGCACCCCACTTTACAATGGCAACATAGCAGAAACCTATTGGAGATCTGCTCCAGAGAACGTATTGCGCAAGTGCAGTTACGATTATGACGGATTGAACCGTATGACGCATGCGGCATACCAGAAACCTGGACTTGCACAATCATATACTGCTGCATACGACGAAGAAGTTAGTTACGATAGGAATGGTAATATCCTAACTCTGCAGAGGATCGGCTACCTTGATGGAAATGCGGGAGCTACATATCCCATTGACGACCTAGTGTATCAGTATAATTCAAGTTCTAATGTACTGCGAACGGTCGACGACAAGACCTTTAGCTCTGATGGTTTTTATGATGGTAACAAAAACAAGCAATATGATGCCAGCCACTTTGATAATGATTACGAATATGATAGTTATGGCAATTTTACTGTCGATTGGAACAAGAGCATTGATAAAATCTCTTATAATCATATGAACCTCCCTATATTAATAAATTTCAAGGTGAGTTCAGGCCAGAAATTTATTTCTTACATTTACAACGCCTTGGGGCAGAAAGTCGGTAAGCGTGTCCTTAACAATTCTCCCATTGGAGCTCAGGAAGATACGGTGACTGACTATCTTGGTGGGTACCAGTATGTCGATAACAAATTGGAGTTATTCCCAACCGCCGAAGGTTACGTTAGGGTTACGGATATAGTTCTATTCAACTACGTTTACAATTACAGGGACCATCTGGGGAACATAAGACTCAGCTATACGAGGGATCACAACAACGTGACGAGAACGCTGGAAGAAAACCATTACTATCCTTTTGGAATGCGGCACAGCTACAACAAGGAGATTCGTGACTGGGGAGGAAGTATTCAATCTGGTGGTATTTATGCTATTGTACGCGAAGTTCGCAGAGGACCATACCAGTATAAATTTAATGGGCAAGAATTTCAGGACGAACTGGAACTAAACATCACTGCGATGGACTTTCGTCAATACGATAACACGATTGGTAGATTCTCTTCGATTGATGCTTTATCTGAATTTTTCTTTGATACTACCCCATATAATTTTACTTTAAATAATCCTGTGGTTTTTAGTGATCCAACGGGTCTCTGTCCTGAATGCGAGAGGAATGTAAAAGATCCAAAGAATGGAAGTAGTTATGTATCAAGTGGTGGTGGCACGTATACTTATAATGACGGCGAATGGACGCAACAAGACGATGAATTAGATGAAGTTATGGTAGGCGGAGCCTCGAAATCGAGTGAAACTGCTGCAGAAGTCGCTGATATAGTCACTGACTTTATTCCTATCGTCGGTTCAACAAAAGATATTTACAATGGCTTTAAGGAGGGAGATGGATGGCAAGTAGCCATGGGAGTTGGATTCCTAATCTTTGATGTCGGAACATTAGGAACAGGTACAATTATCAAGGGAGCGCTTAAACAGGGAGCTAAAGCAGTAGTAAGAGAAGTTGCCGAACGAGAAGCTAAGCAGCTACTGATAACAGCAGGAAAAAAAACATTGCACAAGCATCATATTATGCCGCAACAGTTTAGAAAATGGTTTTCAGAAAGAGGTATATCAAATATAGATGATTTTACGGTCCAACTCAGTTCAAAACACATCTTGGTACGTTGCATGCTACTGGAAAATGGAATAAAAAATGGGCCGAATTTATAA
- a CDS encoding ISAon1 family transposase N-terminal region protein, with product MQDAERKLLALLMPEGLLDYFDIMDVRQVNKELHIHLEEKNLVPAGYQDSKLASKGFMPVSQIKDFPIRGQKVTLHIKRRRWTVLDTQQIITRDWDLAYKGARMTTEFGLFLKGIFG from the coding sequence TTGCAAGACGCTGAACGTAAACTACTGGCTTTATTGATGCCCGAAGGGCTGTTGGATTATTTCGATATTATGGATGTTAGACAGGTAAACAAGGAACTCCATATTCATCTGGAGGAAAAGAACCTTGTTCCTGCCGGTTATCAAGATAGTAAACTGGCCTCCAAAGGCTTTATGCCCGTTTCGCAAATCAAAGACTTTCCCATTCGTGGTCAGAAAGTTACCTTGCATATCAAACGCAGAAGATGGACCGTGCTAGATACCCAACAGATCATTACCAGAGATTGGGATCTTGCTTACAAAGGTGCTCGGATGACTACGGAATTCGGGCTTTTTTTAAAGGGGATATTTGGATAA
- a CDS encoding ISAon1 family transposase gives MDNYPISAHLLALLFQLDGKQLQDQYKNHLSDFHDWDQKPHAEQWTVFTGNISERLSIDETSFSNGELYTIVSSKTAKGKKGTILATIKGTKAEDIIAVLERIPLKLRNKVREVTMDMAPNMAKAIRRCFMNARRVIDRFHVQKLVYDAVQELRIKYRWEVLDEESKQIASARKKGILYDPEVLPNGDTIKQLLARSRYLLFKHPSKWTVSQKHRAELLFLRFPLLKKAYGLGMALGDIFNKCKDKQLAFTKLGLWHNQVENSGIPSFESVARSIAAHHTDILHYFDNRSTNASAESFNAKLKAFRSLFRGVRDTPFFLYRVMKLYA, from the coding sequence TTGGATAACTATCCTATCAGTGCCCATCTGTTGGCACTGCTGTTTCAGTTGGATGGCAAACAGCTTCAGGATCAGTACAAAAACCATTTAAGCGACTTTCATGATTGGGATCAGAAACCTCATGCAGAACAGTGGACGGTATTTACAGGAAATATATCCGAACGGCTCAGTATCGACGAGACCAGTTTCAGCAATGGTGAACTGTATACGATCGTAAGCAGCAAGACTGCCAAGGGAAAGAAAGGAACCATCCTGGCCACGATTAAAGGAACAAAAGCAGAAGATATCATCGCGGTATTGGAGCGTATCCCACTTAAGCTGAGGAACAAAGTCCGGGAAGTAACAATGGATATGGCTCCCAATATGGCTAAGGCTATCCGCAGGTGTTTTATGAATGCCCGAAGGGTCATTGACAGATTCCATGTGCAGAAACTTGTTTACGACGCCGTTCAGGAACTTCGTATAAAGTATCGTTGGGAAGTGTTGGATGAGGAAAGTAAACAGATCGCCAGCGCACGTAAAAAAGGTATTCTCTATGATCCTGAAGTGTTACCTAATGGTGATACAATCAAACAGTTGCTGGCAAGATCAAGATATTTGTTATTCAAGCATCCTTCCAAATGGACAGTAAGTCAAAAGCACCGCGCAGAGCTATTATTTCTGCGATTTCCCTTATTAAAAAAGGCATATGGTCTTGGGATGGCACTTGGGGACATCTTCAACAAATGCAAGGATAAGCAACTGGCTTTTACCAAGCTTGGTCTATGGCACAATCAAGTAGAAAATTCTGGTATACCATCTTTTGAGAGTGTTGCCCGTTCGATAGCTGCACACCATACCGATATACTCCACTATTTTGACAACAGAAGTACCAATGCTTCAGCGGAGTCTTTTAATGCCAAATTAAAGGCATTTAGGAGTCTATTTCGTGGCGTAAGGGATACACCATTTTTTCTGTACAGGGTGATGAAATTATATGCTTAA
- a CDS encoding HD family phosphohydrolase, which translates to MAKLKINYNREKNQNNSFLVKFTMVILAIVLICIFLPKQPRFRYEFQKGKAWNHDNLISPYNFAILKTQEELNKDKEQILKTVQPIYTLNISASKEQIDQFNTDIAEKWQISNMDSLAKENLETYQAVGNALLNYVYNRGIVSLNNRYQNKGENTEKVDATQSQYNFTLIHENIAQQKNTADIFTIESANQYIQTTLAKNSKIGRKAWLSEILKNYVTINYIFDENLTNKVEQNALANISATRGVVQKGELIAEKDKIINNETYQKLESLRKVFEDEARISGNQNYVAFGQFIMISMCMALLMVFLYFFRSSIYHNNRLVFIVMIVIVAMLGVLSWAINMKIPSLYYIPYCSVPIIFRVLFDTRVALNIHLLMVLIAALFVPNSYEFVFLQFIAGMVSIYSIKTLVKREQFLISSAIILATYIVAYVGLVLTRNGSFNSIYWADIAPFIVSVGLTLLAYPLIYAFERLFGIVSDLTLMELTNSNSRILRELSLKAPGTFQHSLQVANLAEAAIYKIGGNPLLVRAGALYHDIGKMLNPLFFIENQRSGTNPHEGLTPEQSAQIIISHVHKGVEMAKKNLLPDVVVDFIRTHHGTTRVDYFYNVFVKNNPDKLVDEGIFRYPGPVPFSKETAVLMMADSVEAASRALKEPSEESINKLVDKIIDYKITQRQFINANITMRDITEVSDIFKAMLKSIYHVRIDYDITKKTDATIA; encoded by the coding sequence GTGGCAAAACTCAAGATTAATTATAACCGGGAAAAGAATCAGAACAATTCATTTTTGGTAAAGTTTACCATGGTTATTTTGGCCATCGTGCTTATCTGTATCTTTCTGCCCAAGCAGCCCCGTTTTAGGTACGAATTTCAAAAGGGTAAGGCGTGGAATCACGATAACTTGATCTCTCCGTATAATTTCGCGATTCTGAAGACGCAAGAGGAACTCAATAAGGATAAAGAGCAGATCTTGAAGACGGTACAACCGATCTATACGTTAAACATCAGTGCTAGTAAGGAACAGATTGATCAGTTTAATACGGATATCGCTGAAAAATGGCAAATCAGCAATATGGATTCTTTAGCGAAGGAAAACCTCGAAACTTACCAGGCAGTTGGTAATGCGCTGCTGAATTATGTGTATAATCGCGGCATCGTTTCGCTCAATAACCGATACCAAAATAAGGGCGAAAACACGGAAAAAGTCGATGCAACGCAAAGTCAATACAACTTTACGCTGATTCATGAAAATATTGCGCAGCAAAAGAATACGGCAGACATTTTTACCATTGAATCGGCGAACCAATACATACAAACTACCTTGGCAAAAAATAGCAAAATAGGTCGTAAAGCCTGGTTATCCGAGATTTTAAAAAACTACGTCACGATCAATTATATTTTTGATGAAAACCTCACCAATAAGGTCGAACAAAATGCTTTGGCGAACATTTCGGCCACGCGTGGTGTCGTGCAAAAGGGCGAATTGATTGCGGAAAAAGATAAGATCATCAATAACGAAACGTACCAAAAACTAGAGTCACTACGTAAAGTTTTTGAAGACGAAGCGCGCATTAGTGGCAACCAAAATTACGTTGCCTTCGGACAATTTATCATGATTTCGATGTGTATGGCGTTGCTCATGGTGTTTCTTTATTTCTTCCGTTCGTCGATTTACCATAACAATCGCCTCGTGTTTATCGTGATGATCGTGATCGTGGCTATGCTGGGCGTATTATCTTGGGCCATAAATATGAAGATTCCGAGTCTTTATTATATCCCCTATTGTAGTGTGCCGATTATCTTCCGGGTGCTATTTGACACGCGTGTTGCGCTGAATATTCACTTGTTGATGGTGCTCATCGCTGCGCTGTTTGTACCGAATAGTTATGAGTTTGTCTTTTTGCAATTTATTGCAGGTATGGTTTCCATTTATAGCATTAAGACATTGGTAAAACGGGAGCAATTTTTAATTTCCTCGGCGATTATTCTGGCTACATATATCGTGGCATACGTGGGTCTGGTGCTCACGCGTAACGGCTCGTTCAATAGCATTTATTGGGCGGATATCGCTCCGTTTATTGTGAGTGTGGGTTTGACATTGCTGGCCTATCCGCTTATTTACGCATTTGAGCGCCTTTTTGGCATTGTTTCAGACTTAACGTTGATGGAGCTGACGAATAGTAATTCACGCATATTACGTGAACTTTCGTTGAAGGCTCCGGGCACGTTCCAGCATTCATTACAGGTGGCTAACCTTGCTGAAGCGGCTATTTATAAAATTGGTGGTAATCCGCTGCTGGTGCGTGCCGGAGCGCTTTATCACGATATTGGTAAGATGTTGAATCCGTTGTTTTTTATTGAAAACCAACGTTCGGGCACCAACCCGCACGAAGGATTGACGCCTGAACAATCTGCTCAGATTATTATTTCGCACGTTCATAAAGGCGTGGAAATGGCGAAAAAGAACTTGCTACCTGACGTGGTTGTTGATTTTATTCGTACGCACCATGGCACCACCCGGGTAGATTATTTCTATAATGTGTTTGTAAAGAATAATCCGGATAAATTGGTTGACGAAGGTATTTTCCGTTATCCAGGCCCTGTGCCTTTTTCTAAGGAAACGGCGGTGCTGATGATGGCTGATTCGGTAGAGGCGGCATCGCGCGCGCTGAAGGAGCCTTCGGAGGAATCGATCAATAAGCTTGTCGACAAGATCATTGATTATAAGATTACGCAACGTCAATTTATAAATGCCAACATCACGATGCGTGATATTACGGAGGTTTCGGATATATTTAAGGCGATGTTGAAGAGTATTTATCATGTGCGCATTGACTATGATATCACGAAAAAGACAGATGCAACAATAGCTTAG
- the rpe gene encoding ribulose-phosphate 3-epimerase — protein MPTTKHLIAPSVLAADFARLHDEIQMVNESVADWFHIDIMDGLFVPNISFGFPVMQAIAKHAQKPLDVHLMIVDPDRYLQHCKDAGAAVITVHYEACTHLHRTLSAIHELGCKAGVALNPHTPVSLLKDVIRDIDLVCLMSVNPGFGGQQFIEHTYTKISELRALASGVNDALLIEVDGGVSIRNAAQLVEAGADVLVAGSSVFAAENPTEAVRQLKDVTSRAQQA, from the coding sequence ATGCCTACTACAAAACATTTGATTGCGCCATCTGTCTTGGCGGCAGATTTCGCACGACTTCACGATGAGATCCAAATGGTAAACGAGAGTGTCGCCGATTGGTTTCATATTGATATTATGGATGGGCTTTTCGTTCCCAATATTTCGTTTGGATTTCCGGTCATGCAAGCTATTGCAAAGCACGCGCAAAAACCGCTGGACGTTCATCTGATGATCGTTGATCCTGATCGATACCTGCAACACTGCAAAGATGCTGGTGCGGCAGTTATCACGGTGCATTACGAAGCGTGTACGCATTTGCATCGCACGCTATCGGCTATCCACGAGTTAGGTTGTAAAGCGGGCGTCGCATTAAACCCACATACGCCCGTAAGTTTGCTGAAAGATGTGATTCGCGATATTGATTTGGTGTGTTTAATGTCGGTCAATCCCGGTTTCGGTGGACAGCAATTTATCGAGCATACGTACACTAAAATTTCTGAGTTGCGTGCGTTGGCTAGCGGCGTAAACGACGCACTATTGATCGAGGTTGATGGTGGCGTGAGCATACGTAATGCGGCACAATTAGTAGAAGCAGGAGCAGATGTGCTGGTTGCCGGAAGCAGTGTTTTTGCTGCGGAAAATCCGACAGAAGCGGTGAGACAATTAAAAGATGTTACGAGTCGAGCACAGCAAGCCTAA